The DNA sequence gcatccAACCCCCCTttatatttgatgcaatttacatttcttgtcatttaagattcttgcaatttacatttcttgctctttaagattttgctcatttactttctgtaaCTTTTAATTCACTGGCATTTattttctgttggctacattctatcaaatttcacttcaatgttagcttgactaaactaatcacccactaaagttgcttgatccatcaatccctgtgggatcgacctcactctaagtgagttttactacttgatgcgacccggtacacttgccggtgagttttggtgttGGAATTCAATTTCAACCCatcaccattcgatgccgtgatatgtttatTAAGTGTTTTCGGgatttacagggcaggaatgacttagaggatggaaagaaagcatgcaaaagttgaaagaatacaagaaattaaaagaattgctgagctgtcaagcctgacctcatTGTAcaaatcaatcataacttgagctacaaaggtccgaatgaggcggttctaattgtgttggaaagctaacatctggggcttcaaaaggatataaaatttgccatagtttccatgCAGTTAGGTGACGCGTAcccgtggatgacgcgtacgtgtgaccttgcaaaagttcagcgacgcgtacacgtgatgtacgcatacgcgtgacgtgcgccatatgcagaaattgcagaagatgctgggggcgatttttgggctcctttttggcccagttctaagcccaaaaacatagattagaggctacagagtggaggAATCTGGgagacaactttcattcacataattttaggttttagatgtagttttctagagagagaggctcttttctctctctaggttttaggattcttaggtttagctattttcaattttacatttctactttactttaatttagtttctcttctactcttatttattctagcactttagtttttcttcttttggtgatttatttatttatccactttagtttatgaattctcatgttagattcaatttccctttttaatgcaatttgaggtatttcatatttattgctcaTTTCTTCGTTTATTATTATTGATGTttacaattggttgtttggatttaatattccttgctagttttctatgtttttatgttgtgcctttcaagtgtttgataaaatgcttggttggattttaaattagatttttatgttcttagcttagattgagtaattggagactcttgagttatcaaattcttttgttgattagcaattgaaagttgctagttgatctgaattccactaaagctagtctttccttaggagttgactaggacttgagaaatcaaattgattatttccacttgactttccttcatagttagaggttgactaagtggagcaatggacgattcttgtcacaattgatgatgataatgaggataggacttctaattatcaatccttgctaggaattttcataattattagtttattttcttatcatttacattccttgttccacatttcaaaaacccaaaaagatacaatcccataaccaattataagtacacttccctgcaattccttgagagatgaccttaggtttaaatacttcggttaattttattgggtttgcttaagtgacaaacaaattaaatttgattgaggtttaattgtcagtttagaactatacttgcaacgcggttatttttgtgaaattctttatcgACGATTTCCCCCCGtcaaagcacaagaaagcaattggttgGAGCTTGGCCGAcattgtggggattgaccccTGTATGTGTATGCATCGTATTTTTCTCCAAGAAGGAGCTCGGCCGGTTAGACAACCCCAAAGAAGGCTCAACCCCACGATTCTTGATGTGATGAAAAAGGAAGTCACAAGGCTACTTGATGTGAATATTATCTATCCGATttccgacagtgagtgggtgagcccggtccaagTCGTTCCAAAGAAATCAAGAACCACTACTGTCAAAGAGGATGATGGATAAGAGGTCACtacaagagtgcaaaattcttggCGAGTATGCATTGATTATAGGAGGCTAAACGCCGCAACAAGGAAAgaccattaccccttgccattcattgaccaGATGTTGGACCGACTtgcaggtaaatctcattattgctttcttgatggtttTATTGGCTACTTCCAGATACACATTGCTCCCGAGGATAAGGAAAAGACCAcctttacttgtccctttggcACCTTTGCTTACAAAAGGATGCTATTTGGGTTATGCAATGCACCCGCCACTTTTCAGCGGTGCATAACTAGTGTCTTTTATGATCTTATGGAGAGTTGcatggaagtctttatggatgatttcattGTATATGGGGTTTCTTTTGATAGTTgtttagagaacttggccaaagTCTTAAAGAagtgtgttgacactaaccttgtgctcaatttcgaaaaatgtcacttcatggtgaggCAAGGCATAGTGTTAGGACACGTAATTTCTGATAAGGGCATTTCTGTGGACCCAGCCAAGGTTGATGTCATTACCAGTTTACCTCACCCCTCTtttgtgagggaggtccgttcttttttgaggcatgcaggattctataggcgctttatcaagaATTTCAGCAAGATTGCATTACCATTATCATGCCTACTCCAAAAGgatgtggactttgagtttgataGTGCTTGTGCCGAGGCATTTGAGGAGTTGAGGAGAGCTCTTACCACGGCACCAATTGTGAGGGACCCTGACTGGACGCAGCTGTTCGAGATCATCTGCGACGCGTCAAATCATACCGTAGGTGCCGCGCTTACACAGCGCGATGATAAGCTCCCTTACATCATTGCTTATTCCTCAAAGACATTGGATgcggcacaatccaactataccaatACGGAAAAAGAGCtcttagctattgttcatgcattGAATAGATTTAGATCTTACTTGCTAGGCTCCAAAATAGTGGTATACACGAATCATGTAGCTTTAAAGTATttgttgacaaagaatgagtcgaaacttaggctcatacgttggatcttgctcttGCAAGAGTCTGACATTGAGATTAGAGATCGAAGTGGTTACAAAATTTAGTTGCGGACCATCTAAGCCGCCTTGAAAATCTTAAATATGACCCATTTCTGATTGACGACTCATTCCATTTGGATGGTTTGCATGCTGTTTCAGATAACTTTCCTTGGTTTGCACctatggcgaactacttggttgctaatattttccctcccaacttttcaaaacatcaaagggataagttgaggagtgattccaaatattaTATTTGGGATGATCCTCACTTGTGAAAAAGGAGagtagaccaagtaattcgaaggtgTGTCCCAGAATCCGAATTCCAACCTATCCTTGAATTCTGTCATTCATCCAAGTGTGGCGGCCACTTTGGTCCACAACGGATAGCTAAAAAGGTTTtcgattgtggattctggtggccaacatTGTTCAAAGATGCTAACCAATTCTGTGTGTCATGTCACCAATGTCAAAAGTCCGGAAATGCATCCCAaaaggatgaaatgcctcaacaaccaATGTTGTTTTATGAAATATTTGATGTATGTGGCATAGACTTTATGGGGCCATTTCCTAACTCAAGTGGATATATGTACATCCTGTTAGCGGTTGATTACgtatcaaagtgggtagaagtacctacccgccttgatgaCGCTAATACTGTGGTTTCTTTCATTAGAAACAATATTGTATGCcgctatgggtcgccacgagcaattgtGAGCGACCAAGGTTCTCACTTTTGCAACAGGAAGGTAGAAGCACTACTCAAGCGATATAGGGTACTACACAAGATTGCAACCGCTTATCACCCCCAAACAAATGTGCAAGCGGATGTGTCTAACCGAGAGATAAAGCGAATTTTGGAAAAAGTTGTGAGTCCACAAAGGAAAGACTGGAGCTCTCGGTTGGAAGAGGCATTGTAGGTATATAGGACACCCTATAAAACTTcgttagggatgagtccctttcggatCGTCTATGGGAAGGCATGCCACCTCCCAGTGGAAattgaacataaggcctattgggcggTTAAGCAGTGTAACATGGATTTCACCAAGGCGGGTATAGCCAGGAAATTGCAACTAGAGGAACTTGAATGCCTTAGGATAGAGGCCTATGAGAATGCACGGATCTACAAAGAGCAAACTAAGGCATTCCATGATCACCATATTCGCAAGAAAGATTTTTAAGAAGGTGACGAGGTTCTTCTATACAATTCAAGGCTCAGATTCATGCCCGAAAAGCTCCGTTCAAGGTGGGAAGGCCCCTTTAAAGTGAAAGGAGTGATGCCCTATGGTGTGGTCGAGCTATTCTACCCTCAAAGTGGTGCAACATTAAAGGTGAATGGCCACAGGGTAAAGAAGTATCATGGCTATAAGTCACCGAAGGAGTTGGAGGTATTCCTACTTAAGGATGCACCCAAAGGAGGAGAAGCTTATGCTCATGACcgtctaacttaaagacattaaagaaaagtgctaggtgggagacaccccaccatggcaTGATCTTCCATTGTACATAATTTCTTGCATATAGTTTTAGAACCTTGTTGGATTTTGTGATTGCTcgatgttgttggatttgtttaggTATACTAGATTTTGTtaatgttgttgaattgttgatattcATGTAGAtttcattgatcttggtttggTTGAATTGGTAACGTGGAAGAAAATGCTTCATTTTGAGTATTGCATGAATTTGTGAGTGTTTTCTTGACTATCTAGCTTGAATTCCTGCCATGAATGTGTTGAGATTGCCTTTCTTTATGTTAAAAAAACGTCGTTCCACGCATAGGAGtggacaacgcgtacgcgtcgatgctttTTTTCCaacctctggtacaaaaaccagagagttgtgctgggcCTGTGCCAATTCTGTAGTGGGAGCACAATGCTTCCCGCGCGTGCACGtctacgacgcgtacgcatcaataGCCCATAACGCaacccacgcgtgagcgtgggtgacgcatacgcATCGATTGCTGAGTTCGCaacctctggtacaaaaaccagagagttgtgcgagttttATGCTACATTTGTGTGAGGGGCACAATCTCACCCCACGCGTGCATGTCGTATGATGCCTACGAGTCGCTGGAACATTGGCACACCCACGCGcaagcgtgggcgacgcgcacgcgtcggttgCTAATTTTGCAACCTctggtacattttccagagagttgtgccacttttgtgcGCAACGCACAACTGTTTCCAAGCGTGCGCGTCCCATGATGCGTACGTATCCCCTCTCCTTTCTTACGCGTGGGTTTCTggtcatccacgcatacgcgtggatgacgcgcatgcgtcgcgTCCCCGACGCAGCTGATATGCAGCGCGCCTTGTTTCAAATCCTTCATTattcttctccttctactcctTCCTCCCCTCTTCTCCACTCTTCCTAGCCCCTTGTCTCCACCCATTGCCACCGGCGACTTCATCCACCGGCGACCACCACCTTCGGCAGTCCCACACTctatttctttctcctttcttttctcaTTTCTTCACTTGCACTCTACCTTACCTTCTTCTTCTTGTCTCAAGGGTCTTactcttcctccttctcttttgtctttgtttaattttctcttactagttgcatttatttactcTCTTCCATTtattcttagttgcattttgtttaaattgttcttgtttagttgccttcttttttttatatattttccatTGGTGTTGAACTTTGAGCTCTCTCTTGCATTGATGGGTTATTTTGATATATCTTGACTCCATTGTGATTATGTGGTGTTGTTATGATGATTGGTATTTCATTTTGGGATGttacattttttatttctctcCAATTTGCTTATTGTTTGAagattgcacaccaagtgtttgttgaaAAGCACATATACCATTTTGGTTCATTTTTGACATTATGCTTCCAACTTAGTGCTTCTCTTCCATATACTTGTGTTTCTTTATTTGCATTGAGCCTTTATGCTTCATATTTGCCATTCTTATgctcattacccatgacttgcttCTTCATAGCATTTTGCAAGATTAGTAATCCCACGTTTTCTAACTCCACCTCCTTCTATTGCATGCTCCATTGTCTTGGAGTTAGATTAGGTGCATGATTTTCTTGTGCTTATTATCTGTCTTGCATGTGTTACTTTGTTTTCTCATTGATGCTTGAGTTTATTCTTCTCATGCCTTATACTTGCATGCTTCTCCTACTCTTGCATCTCATGCTAGTGGTATATCGCATGATTACATTGTTGTCTTgtttacatgttgcagctgtcatgtcttCGAGACACTTTATTCCTTTGTGGCATTATTTATCACTTGCATGTTATTCTCCACGTGTTGTTTCTTTGAGTTTAATGTTTcctcttttccttcctttttcaggatggccaccaaaaaagcAAGGAAAAGGCGTCAAAAAATCCGGCCACAAAAAGAGCACCTCAAAGATCAACCACCAAGGTGCGCCCTACACCACAAGCTAAACCCCTCTCCAAGAGGGTGCAAAAGATTATTCATATTGATGAGCAAGAGAAGGGTAACCCTGCAAAGGACCCCACAAGGTTTTCTAACCGCTTTTGTGAGCTCATGTTCCTCGCTATGGTTGAATGAAGTTATCATTCTGAATATCTCCTCGCCCCTCCAAAGCACATTGTTCAGTTTGTGATGCTCTGAATTGAGAGGCGACAATGGGATTTCTAATGCGGAGACCGCAGGAAGCCAACCTTTCTTGGGTGGTGGAGTTCTACTCAAACTACCACTTCCCTTCTCTTTAGTCAGTTTTTGTGAGCCAGAAGCAAGTCCCAGTTTTAGAAGAAGCTATTCAAGGGATACTTAAGGTCTTACCAGTGGCGGATGGGACAGACGGTTACCAAGAGGTCCTACGTCGACGCAATTAATTTGAGTTTGATTGGGATTCGATCCTTAAGGTCATTGGCCAACCGAAAACACATTGAACCCAAGGGAAACTCAGGCTCTGGCCTAAGTGCATTGACGCACGTGCACTTACTGTGGAAGCTCGAGCGTGGGCTCAAATCTCGTCCCACTTCATCCTTCCAAGCACTCATGAGTCATCCATCACAGCGGACTTAGCTCTCCTTGTTTGGTGCATTCTCACAGAGAGGCCAGTCTACATCCCTCTTCTCATCCGACAAGCGATGGATCACGTCCATGCTAAGGATAACCtcccttttcccgccttggtatCAGATTTGGTTGCTGCTGCTGGTGGCCCACACGAGGCTAAGGACATGAAGGCGATGATTCCAACGAAGGGCGACATTGTCCCGAGCGGAAGATATCTTAAGCCTCCTACGGACACCACAAGCCTTGACATAGCTCCCCCTTTGACATCCCAACCACTTCATCAGCACCATAGAAGTCAACCCACCAACTGATTCTTGAGCTCATTGCAAAGGTGGATCGATATGAGCGGTAGAACAAACGCCGATTTGCTTACATGAAGAAGCTTTGGGGTTGTGTTAACCCACCTATGGAAGAGCCGGACATTTCCACATCCACTTTAGATCACAGTGAAGCAGGCACTCAAGATACGGATGATGGAAGTGGCGACCCGAATCCCACTTTGCGTATCACaaatggcacggaggaccgtgtaaatctctaagtgtggggaggtcagttaCCGACTTCCGTAGGTAACAACCTTTTTCCTTTCA is a window from the Arachis hypogaea cultivar Tifrunner chromosome 17, arahy.Tifrunner.gnm2.J5K5, whole genome shotgun sequence genome containing:
- the LOC140180666 gene encoding uncharacterized protein; the protein is MVWVIGHTMYVGHKKVLGKNGLVSMVGSHVEDKIHIAPEDKEKTTFTCPFGTFAYKRMLFGLCNAPATFQRCITSVFYDLMESCMEVFMDDFIDVDFEFDSACAEAFEELRRALTTAPIVRDPDWTQLFEIICDASNHTVGAALTQRDDKLPYIIAYSSKTLDAAQSNYTNTEKELLAIVHALNRFRSYLLGSKIVCGGHFGPQRIAKKVFDCGFWWPTLFKDANQFCVSCHQCQKSGNASQKDEMPQQPMLFYEIFDVCGIDFMGPFPNSSGYMYILLAVDYVSKWVEVPTRLDDANTVVSFIRNNIVCRYGSPRAIVSDQGSHFCNRKVEALLKRYRVLHKIATAYHPQTNVQADVSNREIKRILEKVVSPQRKDWSSRLEEAL